The Phaeocystidibacter marisrubri DNA segment CATGTTGGATCTACAATCGGAAATCCAAGGGACCAGAGTTTAGACTGAGCCTGATCAGTCGTGAAATTTGGATTGACTATACTCTTCCCTGACAACTCATGCGCCTTACGGAAGAGCTCCTTTACTGGAAAGGAATTTCCCTGAAACCATACACTGTATTCGTCATTTGAAGCCACTTGTCCACTTAAAATGGCAGCCAATACATCGTTTTCATCTATAGAAATCATATTCGAGAGGGTGAGATTTAGAAAGAAGTAGTTATAAACTTACAATATTATCCTCTCTATGAGACATACGTAATTATTATATAAGAAATAGATCACTTATTCCTTCATCGGTGGCATTTTGTGCATGTTGAATAACACTTTGAAAGATTATATAATCTTGTTCTTCATGATCAATCAAAACAAACCTAAAATGCCATTCATTTTGGAAATAAATAGTGCTAAAAATTAGAAACAAATCTTTAATTGAGATAAATAAATAACAAGATCAATCATTCAATACAGCATCAATATTCTTGATTCTGTTATCGTACCGGAAATTATGATTATTGATTATCACTAGGTGTTTTACCTCCTTGTACTCTGAGCTTAACATTAAAATTTTCTCTTTTTTTACTTTATGAATTGGCACTTTTTTCCCGTCATCCATAAAGCCTGGAAATAACAGTAAGAACAATCCCAGGTTACTTCGAAAGTTAATCTCTTTCAATCTCTCATTAACGTCTTCAGCTCTATCCGGATTTATCTTAGCAAGAGATTTCAACAGAAATGGAAAACCTAAATCACTATCTCTCAAAGAATTTAAGATTATCTCAGCTGAGGCACCTTCAAAATTAAAATCACCGCTTTTTTGAATGAGTGAATCAAATGGTAAGCTCTCTTTATGAATCAGTGCCTTAACATCAAATGCTGAGCGTAGTATAACACCACTTTCTGACAGATTAGATAAATCATCTATTAGATTACAGTCTTTAAATGAAATCGGATCTTCAATATGCTGATAAAAGACATACAAAGGTATTGCCTTCTTTTCTCGAGCAAAGTCTATCAATTGCTCGCACTGAGCTGCTGTAACATGAGGATATGACGATAGACCATCTGTCGAATTCTGATAACTCTTGGCTTGAATAAAAAATCTCAAATATTTTTCATCGTCATTCCCAAGCCATAGTTCAATATCAACCCCTGTCTTGGACTCATTAACATTCAAATTCCTACAGGCTAACTCAACATCTGTGTAGTTACAGGCCTCTTCAACTAGCACCTTTAGCAGAATAGATGTTAGCGCTTCTTCTCTCAATTGAGCAATGGGCTGCTCATTTCGAGAACTAACCACGCGCATTGAATGATAAACTTCCGAAGCGGCTTTTTTTAGCATCAACATCAATGATTCTTCATACGCCATATCAAATATTATTTAAGTCTGTCTTCTTTAGTAAGATAGTACTTTATTCAGTATCTCATCCCTTCCAATACTCCGCCAACATTTCCGCCGCTTCCCTTTCACTAATCTTGATATACTTAAGAAAGGCTTTTTCTGACTTGTGACAAGTTACCATTCTGAGGACAGTCGTCGGCACATTTCGTTTGTAATTCAGCGTTGCAAAGGTTCATCTGGCTGTATGTGAAGCAATGAGCTCATACTCCTTCTTGATTTTATCTCTGGCCTTCCCAGCTCTGGTTTTTGTTAGAATGATGCCATTTGGTAGTCCTTAAGAGCTTGCCATTTTTTTCACATGCCTCTTTGACTCACCGCTACCTGAGTAAGGTGGAAAGTAACCACAAATTTGAATGAGTGTTTTTTTATCAATACCTTGTAGGAACACCCCTACAATCCCCCTCTATGAAATCTCTCCTCATCTACTTTGGACTTCTATCTACTTTTCAAGTGTATTCTCAACGACTAATTAGTGTTGAAAGTGATAGTACCAGTCAGTTTTTCACTGATTTACAAACCGCGTACAATGCCGCTAATAGTGGTGATGTAATTTATTTACCTGGGGGTGCAACTTTTTACAGCCTATTAATAGATAAGGATATTACTATAATTGGAGCTGGATACTCAATGGATTCGTCTAGCACAACAGGAATAACTGTGGTTTATAGTGCGGTGATTACTCAACCCAATTTAGATGTTCACTTGGAAGGAATTTACTTTCAAACGAGTGTTGGAGTAAGTGGGACCAACACGACTGAAGTAAATATAAGCCGTTGCTCTGTTGAGTACTTGAATAGCTGGGGAGCGCCTAACATGAGTGGACTCATTTCAGAGACAGAAATTCGAGGAAGAAGTCCAATTAGATCGCTCTATTGCGGAGGAGCACTTGCTGTTGAGAAGTTTAGCGGAGTGCTGGCCAATTGTGTGATATATAATACTATTGGTGAAATTCACGGAGCAACAGTTAAGAACTGTGTCTTTTTAGACTCATCAAGTTCTCAATACACGGATGTCAACAACACCGTCTTTTCCAATAATATCTTTTTAACGCCGTGCTTTGATCAAAAGCCAGTTCCCTATCCTCGGTGTTCTCGCGGATCGAACAATCAGTTCATAAACAACCTCTTTATTGGAAGCGCTTGCTTTGAGAATACCAATTACTTCTCGGGCAACCAGTTTAACGTGGCCTTAGCTAGCGTTTTTAGCAATTACCCTGGAAACACTTACAACCCTGGCAATCGCTATGAAATAAATCCCTCTGGCCCAGCAGCTAATGCAGGATTTAATGGTACAGATATAGGCATCACGGGCGGCGACTTCCCTTGGAAACCCGGAGGAGTTCCTCATAATCCTCATTTCAATAAAATAATCATTGCAGGGCAAACAAATGCCGATGGAACACTACCTGTAGAGATTAGGGTGAAAGCTCAGGAACGATAACCCTTCAGGTATGCAACGAAAATTAGCACTCATACTCAAAGTAGTGCTTGGTTTGGTATTTTACCAAGCACAAGGACAACATATCCCTCCACAAGGTGGAGTGGACTGCAACTCCCCTGGGGTTGTGGTTATCCCTGTGGTGGTTCATGTTATTCATAGACCTGGGGAGGCAATCGGGCATGGGTCTAACATTAGCGATTCGTCAATTCATTGGCAAATCGAACAAACCAATAATCATTTCCGAGCGAATAGCGTTCCAACGTCGTTATACTCTTATCTAGCTGAAGATATTCAAATTGAATTCCGACTAGCACGCTCCGATGAAAACGGTAATCCCCATAGCGGAATTAACAGAATAAGTTCACCTTTACCTTCAAACGTAGGTAGAATCTCACTTTATAAATTTGATAGCACATTCAAACATGTCAACACATGGTCAACCCACAAGTATATGAACATTTGGTACTCTCCATATGGCTTGTTACTCGATCCGTACTCAAATACTCTAAGCTTAGGGCAAGCATACCTTCCTATTCCCAGCAGCTTGGCAGGACTAGAACCGTATAGTATTCCCGTAACCTTATTACGCGCTACAAACCAATTGGCCTCGGATTCTACTGATGGACTAATAATATATTCTGACACTGTACTTCCAACTAATTTAACACATGAAATTGGTCACTACCTTGGCCTGTTTCATACATTCCAAGGTGGTTGTTTTAGTCTGTACGGAGATTACTGTAGCGACACACCCAGAACAACACGTAATGATACATGCCAAAGTGGTTCCTGCACTTTTGGCTTTCCGCCTGGGATGATTGAAAACTTCATGGACTACACCTACAACTGCCACAGTCTTTTCACGAAAGACCAGAAAGATAGGATGCACGTCGCTCTGCTTGCTCCACGACGTCCAGACATTCAACCGCTTCGCTATTTAAACAACAATGAATGGTTCGCGCTTGACACCTATGAACCTAATAACAGTGCATCTATAGCTAGAGAAGTATTTAACGCTGGCTCAGGATCTACTATAGATACGACACTCTCATCTAGGATCTTTCATGCTGGAGACGTAGACTGGTTTGAAATTTCACTCCAAGAGGAAGGAACATTAACGGTTAGCCTAACCGAGCTTTCAAAGAATTATGACCTAGAACTATTTGAATTAGACGGTTCACCTAATTGGTACAGCGGTTCGTATAATTCAAGTGCTACTTCAGAGCAAATCGTATTCAACAAACAAAATAACTCACATCGAACAATAGGCATAAAAGTTTCTAACTCCAATCAAGAATACGATAGATGCTCACCATATTCTCTACGAATTCAATGGCAATCCAACTCCGATTGTTCAAGCCTTAATGCAACGGCATCCGCTAGTTCGGCTTCTTCATACTCCACCAATGATGGTACAGCTTCAATTCATATTACAGGTGGAGCAAGTCCCTATCAAATCTTATGGTCTAATGGAAGCGTAGATACTTCTTTAAGCAATCTAACTACAGGTGTATATCAGGTTGTTGTGACAGATTCAAATGGATGTTCTGCTTCTGATTTAGTTTATGTTGGTGTTCAAGGCCTTTCTACCCCATCTTGCTTTGGAACGCAAACTCTCACATCAAACTCAGGAAACTTCACTGATGGAAGTGACACATCCAACTATCAAAACAATAGTTTCTGCTCATGGCATGTTAATCCATCCTCTAACAACAGCTCCATTATTTTCTCCATCAATCAACTAGATCTCGCATTAGGTGACACACTATTCATTTACAATGGAAGTAGCACAAACTCACTACCTGTAGCATCCTTAGTTAGCGGGAGCATCACCTCATCTGTTTCAACCGCAAGCGAAGCTTATATTCTATTCAAATCGAACGACACAATCACTTCAAGAGGTTGGGATATCAGTTATCAAGCAAGAGCATTGTCCTCTGGGCCAGGCATCAATCTTTATGAGTATTGGTTTGATGATAATCAAATCTCTAGAATACGAACATACACAAGCCCTAAGCAAAATCTACTCATTGATAGAAATATCAACACATCTCAGCTTTCTGCAGGAGTTCACACGGTGCATTTTCGATTTCAATATTTAGATCAAACATGGTCCTCTGTTTACAGTGAATACTTTATAAAACGACCTGTTCAAACTGATGAAAATAAAAGAATTACGAGATTTGAGTATTGGTTTGACGACGATGCTCAAAATAGAAAAACCCTCTATAGATCATTAAACCAATCTTGGACAATTAATGATATTCCCACAGAAAGCCTGACCTTAGGTGTACATGTCCTACATGCCAGGTCTCAGGATAACAGTGGAAGGTGGAGTAGTGTAATAAGTCAACACTTCATTAAGAATCAAATAGACCACGCCTCCACCAACTTGATGACGATGTATCGATATTGGTTTAACAATGACACTATCACCATAAAATCGGTACAACTCAGCCCACCAAGCACAATACTAAACCTTAGCACCACACTTGATCTATCTTCCCTACCAATAGGAAGCAATGTACTTCATCTTCAATCAAAGGATAGTACGGGGAAGTGGAGTTCTATTCTATCGGATACAATTAACAAGCTACCTAACCCCGTTGCCGACTTTAGCTTCACCAATCCAGACTGTACAAGTAAATCAGTGATTTTCACAAACCTGAGTACTGAGTCTACTGATTATGTGTGGCAATTTGGAGATGGTCAAAGTGATACAGCCACATCTCCAACTCACATATACGCTCTCCCTGGAAGGTACACCGTTACCTTAAGGTCACTTTATCAACCTTATGGAGTTGACAGCTTGATTAGCAAAGTGATAACGGTGGGTGCAAACACCTTTGATACTTTAACCGTATCATCGTGTGATTCCTTCACTTCACCAATCAGCCTACTTACATATACGAGCAGTGGATTTTACTCTGATACCCTATCTAATCAATATCAATGCGATAGTATTGTAACGACAGACCTAACCATTCATCAAACAAAATCCTATAATGACACCGCAATTTCATGCGGTCCTTACACTTCTCCCACTGGATTAGTCTATTCTATTTCAGGCGATTATTCTGACACCCTATCTTCATTAAACACTTGTGATAGTGTTGTCTATACTCACTTGACTATTAACAACGCGGCGAACACTAGTCAAACAGTAAATGCGTGCGTGAGCTACACTTCTCCTTCTAACAAAATTTACACATCAAGTGGAACATATTCGGATACGTTGACGGCAAATTCAGGGTGTGATAGTATCATTCAAACCAATCTCACAATTTATTCTCGATCCTATTCATCATTGACGGTTAGCTCGTGCGATTCATTTATTTCGCCTATGGGAAATGTTTACGTTTCAAGCGGAAATTACTCTGATACACTTACTAACTCGGCTGGTTGTGATAGCGTGATTTCTATCAACTTAACAATTTCGCCTTCTGCTTTTGTGAGTTTGAATGACACCGCCTGTGAGCGATATGTGTCCCCAACGGGTAATGTTTATTTACAAAGTGGCTTGTACGTAGACACGATTGCCAGAACATCTGGTTGTGACAGCATTATTGAGACTAATTTGGTAATACTTCCAAAATCAACGGGTCAAATCCAAGTAACCTCTTGTAATCAATACATCTCTCCTCTAGGTAGGGTTCTCACTTCATCAGGAAATTATGTAGATACGCTTCACAATGCGAATGGTTGCGACAGTATTCTAAATATCTCCTTAACAATTGAAAAAATAGATACCTCGGTAACTCAAGCAGGCACCACATTATTGGCGAATCAAAGCGGGGCGAGCTATCAGTGGTTAGACTGTAACAATGGAATGACACCAATAATCGGGGAAGTAAATCAGCTATTCAAACCCACAAACAATGGATCATATGCAGTTAGCATTACTCGTGGAACTTGCATTGACACTTCCTCATGCCATGTAATCTCTGCGATTGGATTGCATGAAGGCGTGACATTAGGACCAGATCGAGTTTTCCCAAATCCAAGTAAAGGCGATTTTACCATTGAAATGAGATCACCAATTTCAGGAGTAGTAATTACTGTTTATGATGCCTCCGGCAAATTAATATCTACGAATCAGCATCCTAACGGTCAAATTTTTAATGTTATAATCAATGCACCTATTGGAGCATACATGATTAAAGTTGAAAGCTCAGAAACATTAAGAATTTTTCAGGTAGTCAAGAAGGATTAACCAGTACTAAATGACCTTGCCCCCTTTATTCAGGCTCTTTACTTGACTTTATCACTAAAACGTATATACGTAAGGATTGATAGTCTATGGTAATTTACCGACCTCTCCAATACTCCGCCAACATCTCCGCCGCCGCCCTTTCGCTGATCTTGATATACTTCAGAAAAGCCTTTTCTGATTTGTGACCGGTTATCATTCTGAGAACGGTAATAGGACATTGCACTTGTTGTTCATCTCTGACCCGCCCTACTCAGACTTCAGACCGAACAATATCATTCATTAGCTCTTACAATCGAATCACTTCAAGTAAATCATGAAGGCTGTATACCTGTCTAACGTCTCAACTCTCCATCTCATTCAAACTCCTTCCACGCTCGTCTTTCCAATAATCTCTTCCGTTTAAACTCATGCCGGCTATGATTGAAATAGCTGCTGACGGACTGGAAAACTCATAGTCAGAAACGAATTGGAAATCTACGCCCACGAAACCTTTTGAAATGAGCCTGTCTCGAAGTGCTTTGTAGCCTTTAGAGAAACTTGGACGAGGCTCCCTCCCCATCTGACTCCCTGCCAATACTTTAAATCCTGTTGGTGTGAGATACCCTTTGGCTTCCACGGATGGTCTAGTCAACTTTGCAAATAGCAATTGTCTTTGCTTTTTGGGCAACAAATCACGATCATCCTCCTCCCAAAAGTCAAAGCCCATCATGGGCATAAGGAGGCGCAGATTATCCAGATAGGCTTCCATTTCATCTCGACCAATTTCTGGAAGTTTGGGATCTTTCAGCGCTCCATTGTTAACCAGATTCAATCGCTTGGCATTCGTCAATTC contains these protein-coding regions:
- a CDS encoding GIY-YIG nuclease family protein; the encoded protein is MKSKRGISISQYLTSGDANGVVCGYLSNWTGQCVRFPRNLLKSAQERDELQRPGVYFLIGSDPDDLSQSLVYVGESENLAERLSNHARDAKKEFWEKTIVFSSKDEILTKGHVRYLETRLINELTNAKRLNLVNNGALKDPKLPEIGRDEMEAYLDNLRLLMPMMGFDFWEEDDRDLLPKKQRQLLFAKLTRPSVEAKGYLTPTGFKVLAGSQMGREPRPSFSKGYKALRDRLISKGFVGVDFQFVSDYEFSSPSAAISIIAGMSLNGRDYWKDERGRSLNEMES
- a CDS encoding right-handed parallel beta-helix repeat-containing protein; this encodes MKSLLIYFGLLSTFQVYSQRLISVESDSTSQFFTDLQTAYNAANSGDVIYLPGGATFYSLLIDKDITIIGAGYSMDSSSTTGITVVYSAVITQPNLDVHLEGIYFQTSVGVSGTNTTEVNISRCSVEYLNSWGAPNMSGLISETEIRGRSPIRSLYCGGALAVEKFSGVLANCVIYNTIGEIHGATVKNCVFLDSSSSQYTDVNNTVFSNNIFLTPCFDQKPVPYPRCSRGSNNQFINNLFIGSACFENTNYFSGNQFNVALASVFSNYPGNTYNPGNRYEINPSGPAANAGFNGTDIGITGGDFPWKPGGVPHNPHFNKIIIAGQTNADGTLPVEIRVKAQER
- a CDS encoding DUF6615 family protein, which encodes MAYEESLMLMLKKAASEVYHSMRVVSSRNEQPIAQLREEALTSILLKVLVEEACNYTDVELACRNLNVNESKTGVDIELWLGNDDEKYLRFFIQAKSYQNSTDGLSSYPHVTAAQCEQLIDFAREKKAIPLYVFYQHIEDPISFKDCNLIDDLSNLSESGVILRSAFDVKALIHKESLPFDSLIQKSGDFNFEGASAEIILNSLRDSDLGFPFLLKSLAKINPDRAEDVNERLKEINFRSNLGLFLLLFPGFMDDGKKVPIHKVKKEKILMLSSEYKEVKHLVIINNHNFRYDNRIKNIDAVLND
- a CDS encoding M43 family zinc metalloprotease, which produces MNIWYSPYGLLLDPYSNTLSLGQAYLPIPSSLAGLEPYSIPVTLLRATNQLASDSTDGLIIYSDTVLPTNLTHEIGHYLGLFHTFQGGCFSLYGDYCSDTPRTTRNDTCQSGSCTFGFPPGMIENFMDYTYNCHSLFTKDQKDRMHVALLAPRRPDIQPLRYLNNNEWFALDTYEPNNSASIAREVFNAGSGSTIDTTLSSRIFHAGDVDWFEISLQEEGTLTVSLTELSKNYDLELFELDGSPNWYSGSYNSSATSEQIVFNKQNNSHRTIGIKVSNSNQEYDRCSPYSLRIQWQSNSDCSSLNATASASSASSYSTNDGTASIHITGGASPYQILWSNGSVDTSLSNLTTGVYQVVVTDSNGCSASDLVYVGVQGLSTPSCFGTQTLTSNSGNFTDGSDTSNYQNNSFCSWHVNPSSNNSSIIFSINQLDLALGDTLFIYNGSSTNSLPVASLVSGSITSSVSTASEAYILFKSNDTITSRGWDISYQARALSSGPGINLYEYWFDDNQISRIRTYTSPKQNLLIDRNINTSQLSAGVHTVHFRFQYLDQTWSSVYSEYFIKRPVQTDENKRITRFEYWFDDDAQNRKTLYRSLNQSWTINDIPTESLTLGVHVLHARSQDNSGRWSSVISQHFIKNQIDHASTNLMTMYRYWFNNDTITIKSVQLSPPSTILNLSTTLDLSSLPIGSNVLHLQSKDSTGKWSSILSDTINKLPNPVADFSFTNPDCTSKSVIFTNLSTESTDYVWQFGDGQSDTATSPTHIYALPGRYTVTLRSLYQPYGVDSLISKVITVGANTFDTLTVSSCDSFTSPISLLTYTSSGFYSDTLSNQYQCDSIVTTDLTIHQTKSYNDTAISCGPYTSPTGLVYSISGDYSDTLSSLNTCDSVVYTHLTINNAANTSQTVNACVSYTSPSNKIYTSSGTYSDTLTANSGCDSIIQTNLTIYSRSYSSLTVSSCDSFISPMGNVYVSSGNYSDTLTNSAGCDSVISINLTISPSAFVSLNDTACERYVSPTGNVYLQSGLYVDTIARTSGCDSIIETNLVILPKSTGQIQVTSCNQYISPLGRVLTSSGNYVDTLHNANGCDSILNISLTIEKIDTSVTQAGTTLLANQSGASYQWLDCNNGMTPIIGEVNQLFKPTNNGSYAVSITRGTCIDTSSCHVISAIGLHEGVTLGPDRVFPNPSKGDFTIEMRSPISGVVITVYDASGKLISTNQHPNGQIFNVIINAPIGAYMIKVESSETLRIFQVVKKD